TCGCCGAGCGCCTGAGTCACCTGGCTCGCCGACTGGTACCGCTCGTCGGGAGTGGGCTTGAGACAGCGGAGAATGATCTCATCCAATGCATACGGGATCTCGGTGTTGATCTCACTCGGGCGCTTGAAGTGCCCCACGGGGAGCTGGCCGGTGAACATCTCGTAGAGGATGATCCCGAACGAGAAAATATCAGCCCGCAAATCCACGTTCCGGGCGTCCTTCCTCTGCTCGGGGGCCATGTACTCGAGCGTCCCCATCGCGATATTGGCCTGGGTGAGGGTCGAGAGTTCACCCGCCGCCTGGGCGAGCTGAACCAGCCCGAAGTCGGCGACCTTCACCGCAAGCGTATCGCCGGCAATGAGGATATTCGAGGGCTTGAGGTCACGGTGCACCACGGCCTTTGAGTGGGCGTACGCGAGGGCGCGGCAGATCTGGAGCGCGATCTCAAGTGTCTGGCGGAAGGTGAGCGACTTCTTCTTAAGGAACTCGTCGAGATTCAAGCCATCCACATACTCCATCACAAAATAGCAGATGCCTTCCTCCCTCCCCCGGTCGATGATCTGGATGATGTTCGGGTGGCTGAGATGGGCGATGGTTTCCGCCTCACGGTCAAACCGCGCGATGAACTCCTCGTCCTGCGCGAAGCTCGCCGGGAGCACCTTGATGGCGACGGTCCGGTTGAGCGATGGCTGAATCCCCTTGTAGACAACCGCCATCCCGCCGCGGCCTATCTCCTCAACGATCTCGTAATGACCGAGGCGCTCGATCTTCGGTTTCTTCGGTGATTTTGGCATGTTTGAATTCCCTTTGTCAGTTATGGCAGCCGCACCCTGTAAACCTCAACTGGTTCTGCCTTCCCATGGATCTGCATCGGGGCTGTTTTTTCTCCGGCGATGCCGCCGTCCAGGCAATTCCATGTGCATTCGCTCACGAGCACTTCTCCTCCGGCGGCGATGTCGGCGAGCCGGGAGGCGAAATTGACCGTGTCCCCGATGACCGTGAGCTCCATTCGCTGCTCGGACCCCACATTGCCGTAGAGCACATCCCCCGTGGTGACTCCGATCCCGATCTGGAAGGTCTTCGTCCCCTGGCCCTCCCAGCGGGTGTTGAGAGTTCTCATGGATGATTGCATCTCGACGGCCGTCCGGACCGCGCGGAGCGGATCATCGGGATGCTGCAGGGCTGCGCCGAAGACAACGATGATGGCATCGCCGATGAACTTATCAATCGTCCCTTCGTACTTGAATATGATGCGGCTCATCTCATTGAAATACTCGTTCAGCATCCCGACGACTTCGTTGGGCGGCAGGTCCTCGGAGAGTTTGGTGAAGTCGCGGATGTCGGAGAAGAGCACCGTCACCTCTCTGATCTCCCCCCCCAGGTTGAGTTCGCGGGTGCCGTCAATGATCTGGTCCACTGCCGCCGGCGAGAGGAAACGCTGGAGGTTGTTCCGGCGCCTCACCTCGACCTGGATGTTGTGGTACAGCTTCGCATTCTCGATGGCCAGTGCCGCCTGGTTCGCGATCCCGGAGAGGAGCTGGAGGTCTTCCTCATGGAACTCGCCGGAGGAGCTACGGTTGGCCACGTGCAGCACCCCCAGCACCACATCCTCCCTCATGAGCGGAACGCACATGGTGGACATCATGTGGTACCGGAGGACGCTCTGGGCTGAGCTGAATCTGCTGTCGGTGGAGGCGTCGGCGCTGAGGACCGCAACGCGCTCTTCCACCACCCTCTTCAGGATCGTACGGCTCACCGCGACGGCCCCTTCCTTTCCCGTGGAGCCCTTGGAGCGAAAG
This is a stretch of genomic DNA from Candidatus Auribacterota bacterium. It encodes these proteins:
- a CDS encoding FHA domain-containing protein translates to MPQLFFKEGATQGLYHDIGPGTITIGRSRACTIELSDRGVSREHASIHLGPDGKAALEDMGSKNGTFLNGNRVEKAILKEGDEIKIGQTLLIYHLEQKGASVKSAQCPADDKNVKSTVRSVLSADAMRKIDSEDASGDLALLRKAHKHLAIVYRVGRAISATLNLSELLNAIMKIIFEVIGPDEAFIMLRDDAKGELKLRLFRSKGSTGKEGAVAVSRTILKRVVEERVAVLSADASTDSRFSSAQSVLRYHMMSTMCVPLMREDVVLGVLHVANRSSSGEFHEEDLQLLSGIANQAALAIENAKLYHNIQVEVRRRNNLQRFLSPAAVDQIIDGTRELNLGGEIREVTVLFSDIRDFTKLSEDLPPNEVVGMLNEYFNEMSRIIFKYEGTIDKFIGDAIIVVFGAALQHPDDPLRAVRTAVEMQSSMRTLNTRWEGQGTKTFQIGIGVTTGDVLYGNVGSEQRMELTVIGDTVNFASRLADIAAGGEVLVSECTWNCLDGGIAGEKTAPMQIHGKAEPVEVYRVRLP